The proteins below come from a single Asanoa ferruginea genomic window:
- a CDS encoding FUSC family protein, giving the protein MSDGWLRQRLAATWADRWIVLQIGVAAGLAWFVAGIAISQPSAFFAPAAAVLVVSSSIGKQLRQTIELVAGVTVGLILADVLVHLLGHGPLQLALVVVLAATTALLVSGGKMVLNQATTTAILIVALYPSAGSGLYYERWVGALIGAGVALGVRLVVVPLQPLFVARRSADAVRERLAEAFAGGRKGLSTGDRAVTRAAAVRLESAEALIRQLTQDAERAANVISIALLHRGSRQTLARARAALPHLGGAITNARAVLRIEAEELVDVAPHDMVDAMATLAQAIDELLQTLLQPASGPTEAGLAEQAATQADNISDPPTTPAVGDHVRAAAGELLLASRTTWHGAVGAVDLDQRARG; this is encoded by the coding sequence GTGTCCGACGGGTGGCTGCGGCAACGTCTGGCCGCCACGTGGGCCGACCGTTGGATCGTGTTACAGATCGGGGTCGCCGCGGGGCTGGCCTGGTTCGTAGCCGGTATCGCGATCAGCCAACCCAGCGCCTTCTTCGCGCCCGCCGCCGCGGTGCTCGTGGTCAGTAGCTCGATCGGCAAGCAACTACGGCAAACCATCGAGCTGGTCGCGGGCGTCACCGTCGGCCTCATACTGGCCGATGTGCTGGTGCACCTGCTGGGGCACGGCCCGCTGCAGCTGGCCCTGGTGGTGGTGCTGGCGGCCACCACGGCGCTGCTGGTCAGTGGCGGGAAGATGGTGCTCAATCAGGCCACCACCACCGCGATCCTGATCGTCGCGCTGTATCCGTCGGCAGGAAGCGGGCTCTATTACGAGCGCTGGGTGGGCGCACTGATCGGCGCGGGCGTGGCGCTCGGCGTGCGCCTGGTGGTCGTGCCGCTCCAACCGCTGTTCGTAGCGCGCCGGTCGGCCGACGCGGTACGCGAGCGGCTCGCGGAGGCGTTTGCCGGCGGGCGGAAGGGCCTGAGCACGGGCGACAGAGCGGTGACGCGGGCCGCGGCGGTACGGCTCGAGTCGGCGGAGGCACTGATACGACAGTTGACCCAGGATGCCGAGCGGGCCGCGAACGTGATCTCGATCGCGCTGCTGCACCGCGGCTCGCGGCAAACCTTGGCGCGGGCCCGGGCCGCTCTGCCCCACCTCGGCGGCGCGATCACCAACGCACGCGCCGTGCTACGGATCGAGGCCGAGGAACTCGTCGACGTGGCTCCGCACGACATGGTCGACGCGATGGCGACACTGGCACAGGCCATCGACGAGTTGCTGCAGACGCTGTTGCAGCCGGCCTCGGGTCCTACCGAGGCGGGATTGGCGGAGCAGGCGGCCACCCAGGCAGACAACATCTCCGACCCGCCAACGACGCCGGCCGTCGGCGATCACGTGCGCGCGGCAGCCGGTGAACTGCTCCTCGCCTCTCGAACAACTTGGCATGGTGCGGTTGGGGCGGTCGACCTTGACCAGCGGGCGCGAGGATAG
- a CDS encoding type 1 glutamine amidotransferase domain-containing protein, whose translation MAQALHGKKIAILAADGVERVELEQPQGALHGAGATTELLSIHPGEIQARQFDLVSAGTFPVDKQVRDASVDDYDALLLPGGTVNPDQLRISSDALGFVKAFVATGKPVASICHGPWTLVEADVVRGHRLTSWPSVRTDLRNAGAEVVDQDVVVDGQFTTSRSPQDLPAFCAAIVEQFAKAPQRA comes from the coding sequence ATGGCACAGGCACTGCACGGCAAGAAGATCGCGATCCTCGCCGCCGACGGCGTCGAGCGCGTCGAACTCGAGCAGCCGCAAGGCGCGCTGCACGGCGCCGGCGCCACGACCGAACTGCTCTCCATCCACCCCGGCGAGATCCAGGCGCGGCAATTCGACCTCGTCTCCGCCGGGACCTTCCCGGTCGACAAGCAGGTGCGGGACGCGTCAGTTGACGACTACGACGCGCTGCTGCTGCCCGGCGGCACGGTCAACCCCGACCAGCTGCGCATCAGCAGCGACGCGCTCGGCTTCGTAAAGGCCTTCGTGGCCACGGGCAAGCCGGTCGCCAGCATCTGCCACGGCCCTTGGACGCTGGTCGAGGCCGACGTCGTGCGCGGGCACCGACTGACGTCCTGGCCCAGCGTGCGCACCGATCTGCGCAACGCCGGAGCGGAAGTCGTCGACCAGGACGTCGTTGTCGACGGCCAGTTCACCACCAGTCGTAGTCCGCAGGACCTACCGGCGTTCTGCGCCGCGATCGTCGAACAGTTCGCGAAGGCGCCGCAACGCGCGTGA